From the Chitinivibrionia bacterium genome, one window contains:
- a CDS encoding DASS family sodium-coupled anion symporter has protein sequence MKKRQKIGFASAISILLFTLLIPIPDGLTLEGKNTIALALFFLILLISEALPPSVSSLLTIGLIPIFGVSSNFAGALTGFSHPVIFFIIASFAIAAAITNVPLTKRILSALLQKTENRTEAILLTMMIATAAVSFFMSNVPACAIMMTMALGFIDSLEDGEEKKSVGKAFMIAIPVATMIGGIATPASSSLNLLALGLLEQHTGKTVSFVQWMAIGIPMVVILIPFAWFLILKVYKPAQIAPQKIEQYKQNIRTKENFGQKEISVIAIIATMFVLWIASSWISGLEIFTVALLGGVLFFMPGISVLSWKKFLPTINWDIIFISGTVLSIAGALVANGASAWLVETLYPANLTLNANMLVGLAAIISFVMLLIITSAPALITVLAAPFVAIAAANGVPASYLIIALAFCAGNCYLFPLDTVQLLTYGKGYYRMTDMCKSTIFLQVAIVAILAFWLPFMGGILGV, from the coding sequence ATGAAAAAACGCCAAAAAATCGGCTTCGCTTCGGCAATTTCGATTTTACTTTTTACTTTACTCATACCGATTCCCGACGGTTTAACGCTTGAGGGCAAAAATACTATTGCGCTCGCGCTGTTTTTCCTTATTTTGCTGATAAGCGAAGCATTGCCGCCGTCCGTCAGTTCACTTTTAACAATCGGGTTAATTCCAATATTTGGCGTTAGTTCAAATTTTGCGGGGGCGCTTACGGGCTTTTCGCACCCCGTTATTTTCTTTATTATCGCCTCTTTCGCAATAGCCGCCGCAATAACAAACGTTCCTCTAACAAAGCGAATTTTATCCGCGCTTTTGCAAAAAACCGAAAATCGCACGGAAGCCATTCTTTTGACTATGATGATAGCCACGGCGGCGGTATCTTTTTTTATGTCGAACGTCCCCGCCTGCGCAATAATGATGACAATGGCGCTTGGATTTATTGATTCTTTGGAAGACGGCGAAGAGAAAAAATCCGTCGGCAAGGCGTTTATGATAGCAATCCCCGTCGCAACAATGATAGGCGGCATAGCGACCCCCGCTTCGTCGTCGCTTAACCTGCTTGCGCTTGGGCTTTTGGAGCAACACACGGGCAAAACCGTAAGTTTTGTTCAATGGATGGCGATAGGAATTCCTATGGTCGTTATCCTTATACCTTTTGCGTGGTTTTTGATATTGAAAGTTTACAAACCCGCTCAAATCGCCCCTCAAAAAATAGAGCAATACAAGCAAAATATCCGAACAAAAGAGAATTTCGGGCAAAAAGAAATTTCCGTAATCGCAATTATAGCGACAATGTTCGTTCTCTGGATAGCCTCTTCGTGGATAAGCGGCTTGGAAATTTTCACGGTTGCGCTACTCGGCGGCGTTTTGTTTTTTATGCCCGGAATTAGTGTTTTGTCTTGGAAAAAATTCCTGCCAACCATAAATTGGGACATAATTTTCATAAGCGGCACCGTTTTGTCCATAGCGGGCGCGTTGGTGGCAAACGGAGCAAGCGCGTGGTTGGTAGAAACGCTTTATCCCGCAAATCTTACGCTGAATGCAAATATGCTGGTCGGACTTGCCGCAATAATTTCTTTCGTAATGCTTCTGATAATAACTTCCGCCCCCGCGCTTATCACGGTTTTGGCGGCGCCATTTGTCGCCATAGCCGCGGCAAACGGAGTTCCCGCTTCGTATTTAATTATTGCGCTTGCCTTTTGCGCGGGAAATTGCTATTTGTTCCCGTTGGACACCGTGCAATTATTGACTTACGGCAAAGGATATTATCGAATGACGGATATGTGCAAATCCACAATATTTCTGCAAGTGGCAATAGTGGCGATTTTAGCGTTTTGGTTGCCTTTTATGGGCGGGATTTTGGGGGTGTGA
- a CDS encoding virulence RhuM family protein: MSKKQEVVIRNSTADFLIFTRQNGEDGIAVRVEDENVWLRAEAIAELFQKSRTTVVEHLKHIFESNELDEVSVCRKFRQTAEDGKNYNVNFYSLEAIIAVGYRADSKRAVEFRKWATSILSNFAKKGYVLDKNRLINDQVFSKQYFDELIAEIQEIRASERKFYQKITDIYATSVDYDSTSSTTKEFFANVQNKLHFAIHQNTAAELIMKRADAMQENMGLANWKNAPYGKIIKTDVSIAKNYLSKLELADLNEIVAMYLDYANRQAKKYIPMTMKDWKEKLDVFLKLNGEIISDGIGRISHEIAKAFAESEFEKYRVIQDKTYKSDFDKIINELQGTNK, translated from the coding sequence ATGAGTAAAAAACAAGAAGTTGTAATTCGCAACAGCACGGCTGATTTTCTAATTTTCACTCGCCAAAACGGCGAAGACGGCATTGCTGTTCGTGTTGAAGATGAAAACGTATGGTTGCGAGCAGAGGCGATAGCAGAACTTTTTCAAAAAAGTCGAACAACTGTTGTAGAACATCTAAAACACATTTTTGAATCTAACGAATTAGATGAAGTTTCAGTTTGTCGGAAATTCCGACAAACTGCGGAAGATGGGAAAAATTACAATGTGAATTTCTACTCTTTAGAAGCAATAATAGCCGTTGGTTATCGCGCGGATTCCAAAAGGGCTGTGGAATTTCGCAAATGGGCGACAAGTATATTGAGCAATTTTGCAAAAAAGGGCTACGTGCTTGACAAAAATCGCCTTATCAACGACCAAGTTTTCTCAAAGCAGTATTTTGACGAACTTATTGCAGAAATTCAAGAAATACGAGCAAGCGAGCGAAAATTTTATCAGAAAATCACAGATATTTATGCCACGTCTGTTGATTATGATTCCACAAGTTCGACAACAAAAGAGTTTTTTGCTAATGTTCAAAACAAATTGCATTTTGCTATACATCAAAATACCGCCGCAGAATTGATAATGAAGCGCGCAGATGCGATGCAAGAAAATATGGGGCTTGCAAACTGGAAAAATGCACCATACGGAAAAATTATTAAAACCGATGTAAGTATCGCAAAAAATTATCTTTCAAAATTGGAATTGGCGGATTTAAACGAAATTGTTGCTATGTATTTAGATTACGCAAACCGTCAGGCAAAAAAATATATTCCGATGACAATGAAGGATTGGAAAGAAAAACTTGATGTGTTCTTAAAACTTAACGGTGAAATAATTAGCGATGGCATAGGTCGAATTTCTCACGAAATAGCGAAAGCGTTTGCAGAAAGTGAGTTTGAAAAATATCGTGTTATTCAAGATAAAACATACAAATCGGATTTTGATAAAATTATTAACGAATTACAAGGGACAAATAAATGA